A single window of Microbispora hainanensis DNA harbors:
- a CDS encoding class I SAM-dependent DNA methyltransferase: MVPYLEEGKRRLINTAATMTIESGPDNPRQEYRAIQAEAFNRIGGRYDEAFPHKEGQVAAGEWMIKQLKPGSRVLDVGCGTGSPTAQQFAEAGCEVTGIDISPVMLDLARKNVPTGTFLERDVLDLDDSLGVFDAATAFFSLLMLPRAEIEQALRAIHGVLAPGGLFSLSMVEIDLDDVPFQFLGAPVRVTGYLRDELREVVEAAGFSVLSENHISYAPATTQAPPEIQLFVNCRRDQF; this comes from the coding sequence GTGGTCCCCTATCTAGAAGAAGGCAAAAGACGGCTGATCAATACGGCGGCGACGATGACAATCGAATCAGGACCGGACAATCCGCGTCAGGAGTACCGCGCCATCCAAGCTGAGGCGTTCAATCGCATCGGCGGCCGGTACGACGAGGCCTTCCCGCACAAGGAAGGCCAGGTGGCCGCCGGTGAATGGATGATCAAGCAGCTCAAGCCGGGATCGCGCGTCCTCGACGTCGGCTGCGGCACCGGGTCGCCCACGGCGCAGCAGTTCGCCGAGGCGGGCTGCGAGGTCACCGGCATCGACATCTCCCCGGTCATGCTCGATCTGGCGCGCAAGAACGTGCCGACCGGGACGTTCCTCGAACGCGACGTGCTCGACCTCGACGACTCGCTCGGCGTGTTCGACGCCGCGACGGCGTTCTTCAGCCTGCTCATGCTGCCCCGGGCCGAAATCGAGCAGGCGCTCCGCGCGATCCACGGTGTGCTCGCCCCCGGCGGCCTGTTCTCGCTGAGCATGGTGGAAATCGACCTCGACGACGTTCCTTTCCAGTTTCTCGGCGCTCCGGTGCGGGTGACCGGATATCTGCGCGACGAGTTGCGCGAGGTCGTCGAAGCCGCCGGTTTCAGCGTGCTGTCGGAGAATCACATTTCGTATGCTCCCGCGACCACACAGGCGCCGCCGGAAATCCAGCTCTTCGTCAACTGCCGGCGTGACCAATTCTGA
- a CDS encoding XRE family transcriptional regulator, whose product MGERPPFDLITLIAGSIRKERERAGLSLTELAKRAGIAKSTLSQLESGVGNPSVETLWALGVALGVPFSRLVDPPRPAVRVIRAGEGPATYSEQASYAATLLASCPPNARRDLYRISAQPGPPRTSDPHMAGTVEHLLIGTGRALAGPAEEPVELGPGDYIAYPGDAPHIFEALEPDTTAVIVMEHV is encoded by the coding sequence ATGGGGGAGAGGCCGCCCTTCGACCTGATCACGCTCATCGCCGGGTCGATCCGCAAGGAGCGTGAGCGGGCCGGCCTGTCGCTGACCGAGCTGGCCAAGCGCGCGGGCATCGCCAAGTCCACGCTCTCCCAGCTTGAGTCGGGCGTCGGCAACCCGAGCGTGGAGACGCTGTGGGCGCTCGGGGTCGCCCTCGGCGTGCCGTTCAGCCGCCTCGTGGACCCGCCCCGGCCGGCCGTACGGGTGATCCGGGCGGGGGAGGGGCCCGCGACCTACTCCGAGCAGGCCAGTTATGCGGCCACCCTGCTGGCGTCGTGCCCGCCCAACGCGCGGCGCGACCTCTACCGGATCTCGGCCCAGCCGGGCCCGCCGCGCACCTCGGACCCGCACATGGCCGGCACCGTCGAGCACCTGCTCATCGGCACCGGACGCGCCCTGGCCGGGCCCGCGGAGGAACCGGTGGAGCTCGGGCCGGGCGACTACATCGCCTATCCCGGCGACGCCCCCCACATCTTCGAGGCACTCGAACCCGACACCACCGCGGTCATCGTCATGGAGCACGTCTAG
- a CDS encoding AzlC family ABC transporter permease, translating into MHSLWRTLDRGTLRDIALVCLADAMVGAAFGAISVSGGLPAWVPVVMSLLVFAGGAQFAAVGVVLSGGAPIAAVAAGLVLNARLLPFGFAIGDVLGGRWWTRLTGAHLMTDEAVAFVLRDGDPRRRHAAFWACGLGLFVSWNAAVVLGALAGRGIGDTGALGLDAAFPAVLLALVLPSLTERNARTATLRRACLLGGVVAVAATPFLPAGLPVLLALTGLVLAVRTPSGAEVPCP; encoded by the coding sequence ATGCATTCGCTCTGGCGAACACTTGATCGCGGCACGCTCCGCGACATCGCCCTGGTGTGCCTCGCCGACGCCATGGTGGGCGCCGCGTTCGGCGCGATCAGCGTGTCCGGCGGCCTGCCCGCGTGGGTGCCGGTCGTCATGTCCCTGCTGGTGTTCGCCGGAGGGGCGCAGTTCGCCGCGGTCGGCGTGGTGCTGTCCGGCGGCGCCCCGATCGCCGCCGTCGCGGCCGGTCTGGTGCTGAACGCGCGCCTGCTGCCGTTCGGCTTCGCGATCGGCGACGTCCTCGGCGGCCGGTGGTGGACCCGGCTCACCGGCGCGCACCTCATGACGGACGAAGCGGTGGCCTTCGTGCTGCGCGACGGCGATCCCCGGCGGCGTCACGCGGCGTTCTGGGCCTGCGGGCTCGGTCTGTTCGTGAGCTGGAACGCGGCCGTCGTGCTCGGCGCGCTGGCCGGGCGCGGCATCGGCGACACCGGCGCCCTGGGGCTGGACGCGGCCTTCCCCGCCGTGTTGCTCGCCCTCGTGCTGCCCTCCCTGACGGAACGGAACGCCCGGACCGCCACCCTGCGGCGAGCCTGCCTTCTGGGTGGGGTGGTCGCGGTGGCGGCCACGCCGTTCCTGCCCGCGGGCCTGCCGGTGCTGCTCGCCCTGACCGGTCTCGTGCTCGCCGTACGGACCCCTTCCGGTGCGGAGGTCCCATGCCCCTGA
- a CDS encoding AzlD domain-containing protein, with protein sequence MPLIAVLALAAGTYAFRLAGPVLRHRLRLPGRLRHLLSVAATVLLIALVATSALTEGQGFAGWARPAGVLVAGILTLRKAPFPLIVVLAAATTAILRLLGVP encoded by the coding sequence ATGCCCCTGATCGCCGTCCTCGCGCTGGCCGCCGGCACCTACGCGTTCCGCCTGGCCGGGCCGGTGCTGCGGCACCGGCTGCGTTTGCCCGGCCGCCTGCGTCACCTGCTGTCCGTCGCCGCGACCGTGCTGCTCATCGCCTTGGTGGCGACCTCGGCCCTCACCGAGGGGCAAGGCTTCGCCGGATGGGCCAGGCCCGCCGGGGTGCTCGTCGCCGGGATCCTCACGCTGCGGAAGGCGCCGTTCCCCCTGATCGTCGTCCTCGCCGCCGCCACCACCGCGATCCTCCGCCTCCTCGGCGTCCCCTGA
- a CDS encoding RNA polymerase sigma-70 factor, with product MTIEVFTAHRSLLAGVAYRILGSAADAEDVVQEAWLRWAEVDAASVADPKAYLVRVTTNLAIDRLRRVRARREAYVGPWLPEPIIGAPDSGDAAEHADSIELALLVVLETLSPLERAVFVLREAFGFSHGEIAEILGRGEPAVRQLARRARDHVRERRPRFDVDRRERRTITERFIAACTEGDIEGLTALLAADVRMVGDGGGKARAPLREVTGAMRVARFLLAIASAEGRKRFLASIGASPGERMEVGIAEVNGGPAIVAWLDGRPVTVISLVINDGLVDTVYLIANPDKMSRIGAPDASGSA from the coding sequence ATGACCATCGAAGTCTTCACCGCGCACCGGAGCCTGCTCGCGGGCGTGGCCTACCGCATCCTCGGCAGCGCCGCGGACGCCGAGGACGTGGTCCAGGAGGCGTGGCTGCGCTGGGCGGAGGTGGACGCCGCGTCGGTGGCCGACCCGAAGGCCTACCTCGTGCGCGTCACCACCAACCTCGCCATCGACCGGCTGCGCCGGGTGCGGGCCAGGCGGGAGGCGTACGTCGGGCCCTGGCTGCCCGAGCCGATCATCGGCGCGCCGGACTCCGGGGACGCCGCGGAACACGCCGACAGCATCGAGCTGGCCCTCCTCGTCGTGCTGGAGACGCTGTCCCCGCTGGAACGGGCCGTGTTCGTCCTGCGGGAGGCGTTCGGCTTCTCCCATGGCGAGATCGCCGAGATCCTCGGCCGGGGCGAGCCCGCCGTACGGCAACTGGCCAGGCGCGCCCGCGACCACGTGCGCGAGCGCAGGCCGCGCTTCGACGTGGACCGGCGGGAACGGCGCACGATCACCGAGCGCTTCATCGCGGCCTGCACGGAAGGGGACATCGAGGGCCTGACGGCGCTGCTCGCCGCGGACGTGCGCATGGTGGGCGACGGCGGCGGCAAGGCGCGGGCGCCCCTGCGGGAGGTGACCGGCGCCATGCGGGTCGCCCGCTTCCTCCTCGCGATCGCGAGCGCGGAGGGCCGCAAGCGCTTCCTGGCCTCCATCGGCGCCAGCCCCGGCGAACGGATGGAGGTGGGGATCGCCGAGGTCAACGGCGGGCCCGCGATCGTCGCCTGGCTGGACGGCCGTCCCGTCACGGTCATCTCGCTGGTGATCAACGACGGACTGGTGGACACGGTCTACCTCATCGCCAACCCCGACAAGATGTCACGGATCGGGGCTCCGGATGCGTCCGGGAGTGCATGA
- a CDS encoding NAD(P)-binding protein, giving the protein MTENITIVGGGLAGLTAAIACAEGGATVVLHEAHHTLGGRARSTAAPYVANDGTHAFYADGRPWRWLDERGLVRPYAAVRPGHLARARFRRDGRLTVRPPAGVLRMMAGRAEAPVDEDFGSWATRRFGAEAARAAAGMLGIVTYESDPGRLSAAFAWERFRRAFGPRYPAVRYVIGGWGRVIDRMAARARDLGVRIETGSRLDRLPEGRVIVATSLDAARGLLGDDSLRWESGRAVLLDLAVRADRRDLFLVSDLDEGGFLERYTLPDPSLAPEGESLVQMEMPMRPGESRAAAIARLERIADLALPGWHERTTWRRDAVAAGRTGALDLPGATWRDRPAVRRGDGVWLAGDQVAAPGLLGEVSINSALAAAEAALAARPLSRRAA; this is encoded by the coding sequence ATGACAGAAAACATCACCATTGTGGGCGGCGGGCTCGCCGGCCTGACCGCCGCCATCGCCTGCGCGGAGGGCGGCGCGACCGTCGTCCTGCACGAGGCACATCACACCCTCGGCGGGCGCGCCCGCTCCACCGCCGCGCCGTACGTCGCCAACGACGGCACCCACGCCTTCTACGCCGACGGCCGGCCCTGGCGGTGGCTGGACGAGCGGGGGCTGGTCCGGCCGTACGCGGCAGTGCGGCCGGGGCACCTGGCCAGGGCGCGGTTCCGCCGCGACGGGAGGCTGACCGTACGGCCCCCGGCGGGGGTGCTGCGGATGATGGCCGGCCGGGCCGAGGCGCCGGTGGACGAGGACTTCGGCTCCTGGGCCACCCGGCGCTTCGGCGCCGAGGCCGCACGGGCCGCCGCCGGCATGCTGGGCATCGTCACCTACGAGTCGGACCCCGGCCGGCTGTCGGCGGCCTTCGCCTGGGAGCGGTTCCGGCGGGCGTTCGGCCCGCGCTACCCGGCCGTGCGCTACGTGATCGGCGGCTGGGGACGGGTGATCGACCGGATGGCGGCGCGGGCGCGCGACCTCGGCGTACGCATCGAGACCGGGTCGCGGCTCGACCGGCTGCCGGAGGGGCGGGTGATCGTGGCCACCTCCCTCGACGCCGCCCGCGGCCTGCTGGGCGACGACTCGCTGCGCTGGGAGAGCGGCCGGGCGGTGCTGCTCGACCTCGCGGTGCGGGCCGACCGGCGCGACCTGTTCCTCGTCAGCGACCTGGACGAGGGCGGCTTCCTGGAGCGCTACACGCTGCCCGACCCGTCGCTGGCGCCCGAGGGCGAGAGCCTCGTCCAGATGGAGATGCCGATGCGTCCCGGCGAGTCGAGGGCCGCGGCGATCGCGCGGCTGGAGCGGATCGCCGACCTGGCCCTGCCGGGCTGGCACGAGCGGACGACCTGGCGCCGCGACGCCGTGGCCGCCGGGCGCACCGGCGCGCTCGACCTGCCCGGCGCGACGTGGCGCGACCGGCCTGCGGTGCGGCGCGGCGACGGCGTGTGGCTGGCCGGCGACCAGGTCGCGGCGCCCGGCCTGCTCGGCGAGGTCTCGATCAACAGCGCGCTCGCGGCGGCCGAGGCCGCGCTCGCCGCGCGGCCCCTGTCCCGGCGTGCGGCCTGA